In the Hydractinia symbiolongicarpus strain clone_291-10 chromosome 13, HSymV2.1, whole genome shotgun sequence genome, TGGGACACTACTATAACATTCAAATATAAAATGCAACAGGAAAACAAACTTTTGCTGTCAAGCATAAAAAGTTGGTATAGTTGGTATTAGTTGCCTACCAAGAGAATTGGCTGGCAAATGTCATATAATAACATAATTTGTCatataatttataaatattatgtTATATTAAGTCAAGGTAACTATTAGCAGTAAAGAAAAAATTCTCTTGGTCGGCAAATGTCACAAACATAATCTATGTCACATAATTTAACCTAGCTATAAGTAGCAAAAAAAAGCCTAGCTCCTTTGGAATGATTATAACCCGTGCAAGCAAAAAAATTACTCACATCCTTAAATGTGATACCACTGAGCCCCCGAGGTTAACCAGAGCCATGTGAGGAAACGAGGGAGATGGCACACATTTGTATGTCAttggagttgtctggtagagctaGAACTTCCTATCTAAGCCATGGTCCTTTCTGgatataatagacagggtataaaCCCTATTTGTGATATGGCACATCTTCTCCCTACCAGAGTATCCAAAATGGGACAGTAGATAGCTAGGTAAAAAAAACTAAAGCTCTATTTAAAAAAGGAACACTTTACGATTGTAGTTGGATAGCTTTTTGGTCTGACCAGCCATTTCTAAGCCAGTGGTTTCAAAATTCccactaaatttaaaaagttgatGACATTTAAAGTGAACTCAATTCAGCGCGCAGTAACTGTGTTCCATTCCGTTTCAATTTTCCAACACGGGAAAGCAAGCGCACGCGatcaataaataaaagaatattttgGCGCGAAAAACACACGAAGCCATCAAATTGAAAGGAAAGCGAAAGTGGAGCGCGAAACATAAAAATTGAAAGTGAAAGCAGGGTTAATCTAAACTTGAGGTGTGCAAGAAGTATAAATAAATGGATATGCCACATATTGGTACTTAGCTATGTGGATACGCAAGACCTGTATATACTGTTTGcggttgaaataattttttaccacaaatTTTATCAAGTAAAATATTATGTGGTCAGCCACAAAAGGGTCAGTCTGCTTCCTTATAGCCAGGCTCTAAATAATAATACGAATCTGATCTGAATGTCAGCTAGCCGCTAACAGATATATATGCCAACATTGGCAATGTGGAGATAAGGAATATAAAGTTTGTACATCAAGTAAAATGGTGCTTGCACATGTTGTATGGTTTTAATACCCAAAAAAGTGCTTACATTTAGTACAAATATTCAGGGCAAATAACGAGAATCAGGAGTTTATAGTTGAAAATCAGGTAGGGAAAATGCTTCGTAAGACAGGAGCCTTCCACCAAACTTAGAAGAGTCTGTAGAAAGGCCAATAAAAATCTCATCCCAATTTTTTGTCTCAGAATATAACAATACTAGAATTTCGATCAATTTTCGTCATGTGCGAGAATTTTGTGTATACataattatttattcattcagcGGTACATATAGACCAACAATTTCAGTATGTACTTTGCACTCATTCCATTTTCACAAGCTTCAAACTATCAACCACATGACATTCTAATAAAGAGTGTCTTCACTAGAAGATGtaatttgttaaataaaaaaataggggAAAACCAGCAACATGGTTAACATTGTCTTTGTTAGAAGAAAACGCAAATAAACCAGAGaagttttaaaagaacaaaaagtcaatttacaaaatttcgaataatatatacaatgttGGAAAGCAGGAATATTATCTGGGCAACTCAAGTAAAAATAGCAAATGATTTTTGTAAATTCCTTACTACAATCATCATCAAAAAGAAAAGTAAAGCCATGCCATTAGTCAGTCTAATATGGAAGTGAACATGTCATTCATTCAGATTCGAACATGTCATTGAGGAATTGTTACAAGAAATGAAAAGAAAGAAAGCTATATATAAGTATCGACAACTTACCAGCAAATCTCTTAAAGAACTTGGCTTTAGCTATAGCTGAACCTCTATCTTGACACTGGTATGGTTTTAAATGAAGATTTAACCATTGTTTAAATCCAGTACCATATCCAACATGGATATCTAAGATGGCTAAGAAATTAGTTTATAAGCAACTAAGCAATTATAGTAACTTACATGCATCACAAATGTAAGTTAAATGATATAAGATGGATTTCTAAAACATGGATTATCTTGAATCTAATAATCTACTTTCCAACTGTCAATTTGGCTTCGGACAAAATAAATCCActgaaatggcaaaaattatttttcctgaAAATAATCAACGAAACATAGGTTAaagttactgtaaaggaaaaaactcacttgatgagtagtctcagaaaaacccttataatttatcaatacttttatatatttttttttgttttttttgtttctaagtgcttgatgaaagacttttttgatggtgttattttcgtgagatggtaattttccaaaaacaaaatataatgaaataaacacacaccaatttttttttcaccgtacattttaaaatggcttctttttccgaacgcgtggtcgcagacttctcgttttcgcaccattatattcagcataaattaaattcaaaaaggttccctttttttttttctaataacgtcgttatgaaattatttgtaattatgtataatctttcaaaaaaatgcatatttttttctttctgtcgtcataattcgctaatcaataatttatacaaaaaaatctgtgaaccttttgtgcataatttattcagctttttattaccgaaaatttcaatgagccaataggaagctttcggaaaaagagaccacaaacgtaaaggcatgtatgcgaaaatttactaacgagatatttgtttttaaagattttcgtaggtgttataaaaaagtgtgaactgagtatgcagaaagatgatagaagtgcgaactttttctttatgctgaatatgcatGCATgcgttcagaattattaatagacagaagtcaggtttacaagagacagctcatatgcatattccttaacttagactttttttaattcgatagcgaaagtaaactatctaaaaaatattattatgcatattttatacgggagttccatattatgcataatgtttacaaaaaatatgctcaactcattttgcacatattttttcaaaggtgtgaaggatataacacctctaaaaaggctttttccagaaaaaagggatgttccaaatattttcatagaatataaaaaatatgtcattggaaagagaatttttttttctgtatgtcatgaattttttgcaaaaaacctaaaaaaaaaattgtttcctttagaGTCCCCTTAATGTGATATAAGCAGTATTTATATATAGATCTAAGAAAAGCCTTTCATTCAATAAATCATTCCTTACCTCGGGCTAAACTGCTGACATATTGATTATCTGGAACAAAAGTTTATTGGTTTACTGATTATTTATTTAATAGCCATTGTGTTGTTTAATATCACAACTATTTATCCTATGCTAACCTAATAACATCTAGAGTTCCCTAGGGATCTATTCTTGCTcctctatttttttataacgtTTTTAGTCATGTTGACGATgttattaaaaattcaaaattgttaaaatttgcTGTAGAGGATCTTAGCTCACTTTTAGATTGTTTTCTGTCAAATGAACTTATGGTAAATGTAAAGAAAGGCAAAACTGAGTGTCTACATTTTGGTACACACAAAAAAGTTGCAATCCTTTCAGTATAAATTTCCAATTTTTTAACCTTAGCGCAATGACGTCAAATGAtaaatcatttaaaatatttgcatCACCACTGGACTCATATTTTGACGTTTCTGAGTTACATATCACACCTGAATTActagaagataatttaaagacttTGGCAGAAGAGAACCAAATGAAAGCATcaaaagttttagaaaatgaTGGGTACTTTAAAGAGGGGAAAGCGACAGGTTTGTAAACAATTTACTTTTTAATTATCTTCTTACTTTACCTTCTTAAATTCTTGAATTTATACCAACATCATTAGTATCTCgccttgtttttaatatttagaaTTGATATTCAACGTATGTAAAAGACTTTCTTTATCGGATGATGTGAAATATGTTGCGGTAGAGTTGTTTGATAAGTAAGTAATGATATATATCACTATTGATTGTGTTTGTTTGAAATTCATACAACAATTAACAATACAAATATATTTGTGCATTATATTCTATGCTCTTATTTTTAGCATTAACATTTTAATGTTCAAAGCTAAATTAAATTATGTGCAGACTTTAAGAAATTGTGTGCAATTATAGTAACTTACATGCATCACAAATGAAGCCGGATATAAGATGGATttctaaaacatttattttgcaTTCAAACTATGATGCAgttgtttaaaacaaaacaaggcAAAACTTTAAATATTACATAATGCATATGTAAAGTCTACATAATGCAGACTGTACATATTCACAGATAATAAAGTAAGCTCGCACATGACCTGTTCACACAAGCGCAGAAGGAACTAATTTCAACTTGGTATGCAATGAAgaaaaattagaaatatatattaatatGAATTCTGAAAGTGATAAATGCTTTAAGATGATAAAAAACCAAATCAACAATGTTAACTCTAGTACTTAgcttgaaattttgtgtaacgTGTAATCAAAGGAGAATTTGAGAGAACTCTTGGAGCTCTGTTACCTTTCTTTAATTTTACTCAAGCTGGGAAATAGATTGCCCATGTTATTAAGTTGAAATGATTAGGtgggtataattttttttagctttatgTCAAAGCATATCACCGAGCTGTATGAAATTGTGAAGAATTCTTCAAGTAAAGAGAAACAGGTAGATTGGAAATCTGTTGAAGCTCGTATCAAAGATCAAGCTCCATTGCGAGCTTTAAGTTGCATACAAGTGGCAAGCAAGTTGATATCACATTACAAGGTAAATTATCTTAATAGATGATTTTGAAAATTGTTATTCAAATCATTTTATTGAACAATGAGTTTTTATAACCTGTAAAATCTATTTAACACTGAGAAACAATGCACTCTTTACACATGATGCTCGCTGTTGCTAAAATTTctcaactaaaaaaaaattacttggatgcttttttttttttttgaattcagCAGATTGTAAACccttgtttgttaaaaaattagaaaacagCTAAGTTGATGCATGTAGTAACATAGGGTTAATTCACTTTAATTACAAATTCAATTGAATCAAAATTTAATTCACCACTATTTTAACCACTATTCAATCCATGTGACACAGTTTGAAATCCAGCTAAACAATGTTTCCCTTGGATGATTTCATGGTGCCAAAATTAAGGAGAAAAGATAATGACATAGATACAAAGTTTTACAATAGTGGAAGTTTTGGGAATAAACATCTACGTGAGGAAGAAAAATTCccttttttattcctttttatGCAAGTTAGAGAAATTTCAGAAATGGTTCTTTATTACATAgagtaatttactttttcacaacAATTTGAACTGACCATACCCAACCCAGAAGAGTTACGATAAATCCCACTGAATAATAGTTTATAGTGAGGACATATCGAACTGGATTAGAATGTCTTTTCAAAAATTCTTAGCACTGTTTCATCTTTGTACAATAAGGACTTATATATAGGACTAGTCTACCTGACTGTTTGGCATAGTTTCTTTAGACTGATGAATTTTTTTCTACAAGGCGCTGACAGCttcaaaagtgaaacgatttctTTCCTCCTGTGGTCTTCAATACTCCGTCACATCTGTTGTAAAGTCGGAAATGAGAGTACTGAGAACAATTGACTATAGAATGTGCATCACGACACCATTGACGTATGTGGAGATGTTATTGGAAGTGTTACGTAAGTTAAGTCGCCAATACCATATTATTTTTGTAGCCATTGTGATGAATTAGTAAAGtatattttttgcaatatgTTATCTGTTATCTATACGAGGACTGGAAGTTGTgcaaaagttttattaaaagCTGTTTATTCTGtatgttttatatatatcaCAAACTTTATGTTAAATGTTTAGGCGGAAGATAAAAGATAGTGTTTcgctttaaattttttgcacTAGTCTTGTGTGAAGCAGTTATGTGTACGAAGccatataaataaaagaataatggcAAGTTATTGTACAATGTAGTCATTTCCTGCACAAAATATTCgacgaaaaaattaaattaagtaTTTTTGTATAGGTAGAAACTGTCCTGGATTAGAAGCCAGCTTGGTTCACAGTGTTACTGTTAAAGTATTGGATGTAGCATATATgcagaatttttatatttaccaaCTGCTTTGCGAGTCTGCAGGTGTTGAATTTGATATGAAGTTATCTGCTGACATGTTGCTACTTGCAACATGTTCCATCGTTACTGCTGCGTATGTTATTGACTCAGAATCTAATGATAAGGTACGGTACATTTATTGTTAATGCTGCCTATGATGTCGTTCCAGAATCTAATGATAGGGACAGCATTTCATCGTCGCTGTTGCGTATGTTATCGATTTAGAATCTAATGATAACGTACAGCATTTCATTGTTAATGCTGCCTATGATGTCGTTCCAGAATCTAATGATAGGGACAGCATTTCATCGTCACTGCTGCGTATGTTATCGATTTAGAATCTAATGATATCGTACagcatttcattgttaataCTGCCTATGATGTCGTTCCAGAATCTAATGATAGGGACAGCATTTCATCGTCACTGCTGCGTATGTTATCGATTTAGAATCTAATGATAACGTACAGCATTTCATTGTTAATGCTGCCTATGATGTCGTTCCAGAATCTAATGATAGGGACAGCATTTCATCGTCACTGCTGCGTATGTTATCGATTTAGAATCTAATGATAACGTACAGCATTTCATTGTTAATGCTGCCTATGATGTCGCTCCAGAATCTAATGATAGGGACAGCATTTCATCGTCACTGTTGCGTATGTTATCGATTTAGAATCTATATAAAGGCGCAGCTAGTAATATATTAGAACGGATGTTTTAAATCAATTACAAACGATTCATTGCGTGAAAAAAAGGTGAAACTAAAGTACTCAAAAGTTGCAACAGCGTGAAAAATTATTCTTCCTCAACATACAGAATTTAAAGTATGAGTTGTTGTAATGCTCATAAACTGGTTTGATTGCATTTTCCTACATGTTTAGCCTAATATGTTGACCTTAGCTCATAACAAATCTTGAATGTCTTGATTTGACACCATGAAAGCATACATCACTGTTtggcttttgttttttataatgtaATCAAATTACAGTTCTGAAAATTTCTAACCTGTCCACATACTGAGTAGAATTCCTTCAGTATAGTCTCTCTCTCTCTGTGTCTATAttatcttctttcttttttttctttttagttaaTTGAGCAAATGTCTTTAATTACTTGTATTGAAGAAGCTGACATCATCATGTTTGCTACCATACTTGTAAAAGTAGCTCTAGACGTGTCGTAAACTTGCTTCAATTTCgtcgtttcattttttaaattgcatCTGTGAATGTTGCATGCAACATCCTATCACCAAAAacttttattaacattttagAAGTTTGTATTTGAaagatatttgtttgttttgtttttatcgcTTGATTGtgttgtttcttgtttgtttgtttttgagaGTGAttaggtttttaaaaaaacctaacCTGAAAATTTTGTAATAGCCAGTTCAGCAAAATTATCGGAATGGACTATTTGTATTATTCATGTGTACAAAACACTATTTTTTCATCGCATGTTTCACTAAGATATTTCGCAGATAAACCACTAAACTATGATGACATCTGTGAACCAGTTTATTATGATGAAATCTTTATTAGAATTgtttataaagttttcaattaacCCCCTGATAAATCAAACAGAGACTTAAAAAAGCCACAATATTCCCTAGTAAATAATATTCAATAAATTGGCTAAACACCCTGACACATATACGTACATTTATGACGTGAATATTTTAACGATTTTTGCATGTTGTAAAAGATGTTTATTACAATGGGACCATATTTAGGGATAAACAGACCACTGTTGCTTAAGTGGATCCACTTAACAATTGGTTgcgttattttgttaaaaatgtcttcctcttcttcttgtTTTATATAGaatagtttattttattttgtttttcaagaTTTAGAAATGTTATAGTC is a window encoding:
- the LOC130623501 gene encoding cyclin N-terminal domain-containing protein 1-like, with product MTSNDKSFKIFASPLDSYFDVSELHITPELLEDNLKTLAEENQMKASKVLENDGYFKEGKATELIFNVCKRLSLSDDVKYVAVELFDNFMSKHITELYEIVKNSSSKEKQVDWKSVEARIKDQAPLRALSCIQVASKLISHYKALTASKVKRFLSSCGLQYSVTSVVKSEMRVLRTIDYRMCITTPLTYVEMLLEVLRRNCPGLEASLVHSVTVKVLDVAYMQNFYIYQLLCESAGVEFDMKLSADMLLLATCSIVTAAYVIDSESNDKLIEQMSLITCIEEADIIMFATILVKVALDVS